In a genomic window of Niallia taxi:
- a CDS encoding ABC transporter permease/substrate-binding protein: MSNLYQAFLERKGELLKDLIQHIEISFIALFFALIIAVPLGIYLTRKKKAAEIIIGITSVFQTIPSLALLGLLIPIVGIGTIPAIIALVIYALLPILRNIYTGIKEVDPNLIEAAKGLGMNNRRLLFKVELPLAMPVIMAGIRTAMVLIIGTATIAALIGAGGLGDLITVGISRNDTTLILLGAIPAALLALFFDFLLRQFEKLSFKKAFVSIVSVIVIAFLIITVSALNQPKDADIIIGGKMGPEPEILMNMYKLLIEQESSLTVDIKPNLGGTTFVYNALTSGNIDIYPEFTGTVIVDLLKDQPKSTDSQEVYNQAKEGALTKLNLVLLKPMKYNNTYALAVPAALAKQYNLKTISDLKAIEGSMKAGFTPEFPERQDGYVGIQNLYGIQFSKVNIMQPELRYAAVKRADINIVDAYSTDSEIQRNNLTVLEDDKNLFPPYQGAPILKKETLEKYPELEDILNKLADQITDDEMREMNYEVAVEKKKASDVAKTFLEEKNLLN, encoded by the coding sequence GTGAGTAATCTATATCAAGCCTTCTTAGAAAGAAAAGGGGAGTTACTAAAGGATTTAATTCAGCATATCGAAATATCATTTATTGCGCTCTTTTTTGCATTAATTATCGCAGTTCCGCTCGGGATTTATTTAACAAGAAAGAAAAAGGCTGCCGAAATCATTATCGGCATTACATCTGTATTCCAAACAATACCGTCTTTAGCTTTATTAGGTTTACTTATTCCGATTGTTGGAATCGGAACAATACCAGCGATTATTGCATTAGTTATTTACGCATTACTTCCAATTCTAAGAAATATTTATACAGGAATAAAAGAGGTTGATCCAAATTTAATTGAGGCCGCAAAAGGGTTAGGAATGAATAACCGAAGGCTGCTTTTTAAGGTAGAGCTACCTCTTGCCATGCCAGTTATTATGGCTGGTATAAGAACAGCGATGGTTCTTATCATTGGTACAGCTACAATTGCTGCACTTATTGGTGCAGGAGGTTTGGGAGACTTAATTACAGTGGGGATTAGCAGAAATGACACTACTCTTATCCTATTAGGTGCCATTCCAGCGGCTCTTTTAGCCCTGTTTTTTGACTTCTTATTAAGACAATTTGAAAAGCTTTCTTTTAAGAAAGCATTTGTTTCAATCGTATCTGTAATCGTAATTGCATTTTTAATTATCACAGTATCCGCCTTAAATCAGCCTAAAGATGCAGATATAATAATAGGCGGCAAAATGGGACCAGAGCCGGAAATATTAATGAATATGTATAAGCTGCTAATTGAACAGGAATCTTCCCTAACAGTGGACATCAAACCAAATTTGGGAGGAACTACTTTTGTCTATAACGCTTTAACATCAGGCAATATAGACATTTATCCGGAATTTACTGGGACCGTTATCGTTGATCTTTTAAAAGACCAGCCGAAAAGTACGGATAGCCAAGAGGTTTATAATCAAGCGAAAGAAGGGGCTTTAACTAAATTGAATTTAGTTTTGCTTAAGCCAATGAAATACAATAATACCTATGCATTAGCTGTTCCTGCAGCACTCGCAAAACAGTATAATTTAAAGACCATTTCCGACTTAAAAGCAATTGAAGGAAGTATGAAAGCAGGCTTTACACCAGAGTTTCCAGAACGTCAAGATGGATATGTAGGAATCCAAAATCTCTATGGTATCCAGTTCTCCAAGGTAAACATCATGCAGCCTGAATTGAGGTACGCTGCTGTTAAAAGAGCCGATATAAATATTGTAGATGCCTATTCAACAGATAGTGAAATCCAACGAAATAATTTAACTGTTTTAGAAGACGACAAAAACCTGTTTCCACCATATCAAGGAGCACCAATCCTAAAAAAAGAGACGTTAGAGAAATACCCAGAGTTAGAAGACATATTAAATAAACTAGCAGATCAAATAACAGATGACGAAATGAGAGAAATGAACTATGAAGTTGCAGTTGAGAAGAAAAAAGCAAGCGATGTTGCTAAAACGTTTTTAGAAGAGAAGAACTTACTTAATTAA
- a CDS encoding ABC transporter ATP-binding protein: MIQFENVSKLFQDGTTAVNSINLTINKGELFVLIGPSGSGKTTTLKMINRLIDITNGTILVDGKKISEYEISELRWNIGYVLQQIALFPHLSIAENIAVVPEMKKWTKETIAARVDELLEMVGLEPQTYKNRKPNELSGGQQQRIGVIRALAADPEIILMDEPFSALDPISREKLQDDIVSLQKAIKKTIVFVTHDMQEALKLGDRICIMKDGEIIQIGTPEELINNPVNDFVKDFIGRVSHENISFKLEHILSPLTISHFAGPIIPVTSSFQETLEALSENDQIGIEKDGAIIGLIDRQSLIQYQLNGMKEGGNE, translated from the coding sequence ATGATTCAATTTGAAAATGTCTCGAAGCTATTCCAAGATGGTACGACAGCTGTTAATTCAATAAATCTAACAATCAATAAAGGAGAACTATTTGTTCTGATTGGGCCAAGCGGGAGTGGTAAAACGACCACATTAAAAATGATAAATCGGTTAATAGATATAACAAATGGAACCATTCTCGTTGATGGGAAAAAAATAAGTGAATACGAAATTAGTGAACTGCGCTGGAATATTGGCTATGTATTGCAACAAATTGCTTTATTTCCTCATTTGTCCATTGCAGAAAATATAGCAGTTGTACCTGAAATGAAAAAGTGGACGAAAGAGACGATAGCTGCAAGAGTTGATGAATTGCTTGAAATGGTCGGATTAGAGCCGCAAACATATAAAAACAGAAAACCGAATGAGCTGTCTGGCGGACAACAGCAAAGAATAGGGGTAATCAGAGCATTAGCCGCAGACCCAGAAATAATCCTAATGGATGAGCCCTTTAGTGCTCTTGATCCAATAAGCAGAGAAAAGCTTCAAGATGATATTGTAAGCCTGCAAAAAGCGATAAAAAAGACAATTGTTTTCGTCACACATGACATGCAGGAGGCATTAAAATTAGGTGATAGAATTTGCATAATGAAAGATGGGGAGATTATCCAAATTGGAACTCCAGAGGAATTAATAAATAATCCTGTGAATGATTTTGTAAAAGATTTTATTGGAAGGGTAAGTCATGAAAATATTTCCTTTAAGCTTGAACATATTCTGTCTCCATTAACCATCAGTCATTTCGCCGGACCGATTATTCCAGTAACAAGCTCTTTCCAAGAAACCTTAGAAGCACTGTCTGAAAACGATCAAATAGGAATTGAAAAGGATGGAGCAATCATTGGCTTGATAGATAGGCAATCGCTTATCCAATATCAATTAAATGGCATGAAGGAAGGTGGAAATGAGTGA
- a CDS encoding zinc-binding alcohol dehydrogenase family protein — protein sequence MKAVVLEKACAPQDLYLKEVPMPKVKPGWVLVKIKAFGINRSEIYTRQGHSPSVKLPRIIGIECVGEIADPSDSTMKKGQRVVSLMGGLGREFNGSYAEYALIPSSQVYAINNELDWVKLAAIPEMYYTAYASLFDSLMLTTGDTLLIRGGTSSVGIAALQLAKSIGVTVVSTTRNKQKVEQLNKLGADYVLLDEGDIQPQLYSIFPDGVNKILELIGTVTLKNSLRMLDEKGILCMAGILGGEWEMASFEPMVDIPSGTYFTQFDSGVNFKPQLLTKLFQHMEQFAIEVPIARVFTLEEISQAHLMMESNTANGKIVIVNT from the coding sequence ATGAAAGCAGTTGTTTTAGAAAAAGCATGTGCACCACAGGATTTATATTTAAAGGAAGTACCAATGCCTAAAGTGAAGCCAGGATGGGTACTAGTAAAAATAAAAGCCTTCGGAATCAATCGTTCGGAAATTTATACAAGACAAGGGCATTCACCATCTGTGAAGCTGCCGCGAATTATTGGGATCGAATGTGTTGGAGAGATTGCAGATCCATCAGATAGTACGATGAAAAAAGGGCAAAGGGTCGTTTCCTTGATGGGGGGGCTAGGTCGTGAATTTAATGGAAGTTATGCAGAATATGCACTAATACCTTCCAGCCAAGTATATGCCATAAACAATGAACTGGATTGGGTAAAGCTTGCGGCAATTCCCGAAATGTATTATACAGCTTATGCTTCATTATTTGATAGTTTAATGCTGACAACAGGGGATACCCTTCTAATCCGTGGCGGCACAAGTTCGGTAGGAATAGCTGCACTCCAGTTAGCTAAAAGTATTGGCGTAACAGTTGTGTCAACAACACGAAATAAACAAAAGGTAGAACAATTGAACAAGCTTGGTGCTGATTACGTTTTATTAGATGAAGGGGATATACAGCCACAGCTTTATAGTATTTTCCCAGATGGCGTTAATAAGATATTAGAACTAATTGGCACTGTCACATTAAAGAATTCGCTGAGGATGCTTGATGAAAAAGGAATCCTTTGTATGGCTGGCATATTGGGCGGTGAATGGGAGATGGCAAGCTTTGAGCCAATGGTAGATATCCCTTCTGGAACGTATTTTACCCAATTTGACAGTGGAGTTAACTTCAAACCCCAATTGCTGACTAAATTATTTCAACATATGGAACAATTTGCGATAGAAGTACCGATAGCAAGGGTATTTACTTTAGAGGAGATTAGCCAAGCCCACTTGATGATGGAGAGCAATACTGCAAATGGCAAGATTGTAATAGTAAATACATAA
- a CDS encoding Bcr/CflA family efflux MFS transporter translates to MVSSFACVFAPNIEVFIALRFIQGFSASAGIVISRAIVSDMYSGVELTKFFSLLMMFTNLAPLLAPLAGSAVLAFTVWTGVFLFLGVLAILLTSLTAWGLTETLPVEKRVPNNLREFFWNFTILMKDRTFLGYTLIQGFIFVGVFAYISGSPFVYQKIYGISPQLYSLLFSLNGISLILGSQFVKKMAGKIAEQQIVLIGLAVAFISCGAVMLIVLIQSPLYALVIALFLFVGSTGNISSASFTLAMERQGHIAGSASALLGISPTLLGAIFGPLVGIAGENSAIPFGFIIFCSGLVAVLTYSLRLKML, encoded by the coding sequence TTGGTTTCTTCTTTTGCCTGTGTATTCGCACCAAATATAGAGGTGTTTATTGCCTTACGCTTTATTCAAGGATTTTCAGCTTCTGCAGGCATTGTTATTTCGCGTGCAATAGTCAGTGATATGTATAGCGGAGTAGAGTTAACTAAATTTTTTTCTTTGCTTATGATGTTTACCAATTTGGCTCCATTGCTTGCACCACTTGCAGGAAGTGCAGTTCTTGCGTTTACTGTATGGACTGGTGTTTTTCTCTTCTTAGGAGTTCTTGCCATATTATTAACAAGTTTAACAGCTTGGGGATTAACAGAAACACTTCCTGTCGAAAAGCGTGTCCCTAATAATTTAAGAGAGTTTTTTTGGAATTTTACCATTTTGATGAAAGATCGAACGTTTTTGGGATATACCTTAATTCAAGGATTTATATTTGTGGGGGTATTTGCATATATTTCTGGATCACCATTTGTTTATCAGAAGATTTATGGTATTTCTCCACAGCTTTATTCACTTTTATTTTCTTTAAATGGTATCAGCTTAATCCTTGGCTCTCAATTTGTTAAAAAAATGGCTGGTAAAATCGCAGAACAACAAATTGTTTTAATAGGGTTAGCTGTCGCATTTATCTCTTGCGGAGCAGTAATGTTGATAGTACTTATTCAAAGTCCTTTATATGCTCTAGTTATCGCTCTTTTCTTGTTTGTTGGGTCAACTGGTAACATTAGCTCCGCATCTTTTACGTTAGCGATGGAAAGGCAAGGCCATATTGCAGGAAGTGCATCTGCCTTACTTGGTATTAGTCCGACTTTATTAGGTGCCATTTTTGGCCCCCTTGTAGGAATAGCCGGTGAAAATTCTGCCATACCATTTGGGTTCATTATTTTCTGCAGTGGTCTTGTTGCTGTGCTGACCTACTCGTTGCGGTTAAAAATGCTCTAA
- a CDS encoding MFS transporter translates to MNITGDKYPNLNKSNKNSVRLAILLAVFSSLGPFTIDTYLPAFPQMMKYFGTTASMIQMSLTACMIGMSIGMLVMGSISDVHGRRKPY, encoded by the coding sequence ATGAATATTACTGGCGATAAATATCCTAATCTAAATAAAAGTAACAAAAATTCAGTAAGGCTTGCCATATTGTTAGCTGTGTTTTCTAGCTTAGGGCCGTTTACTATTGATACTTATCTTCCCGCATTTCCGCAAATGATGAAGTACTTTGGAACAACTGCCTCTATGATACAGATGAGCTTGACGGCTTGTATGATTGGAATGAGTATTGGGATGCTTGTAATGGGATCTATAAGTGATGTTCATGGCAGACGTAAGCCTTACTAA
- a CDS encoding winged helix-turn-helix transcriptional regulator, whose translation METKKELPACPVATTVGLIGNKWKLLILRELLTGTKRFGELRSGIEGISQKVLTQNLRSMEEDGIIKCQVFAEVPPRVEYSLNDLGNSLRPIISVMEEWGLGYKALINGETNQLIGNK comes from the coding sequence ATGGAAACAAAAAAAGAACTGCCAGCTTGTCCTGTTGCAACAACAGTAGGACTGATAGGCAACAAGTGGAAGCTATTAATCCTAAGGGAATTATTAACTGGCACAAAAAGATTCGGTGAACTCAGAAGTGGCATTGAGGGCATTAGCCAAAAAGTCTTAACTCAAAATTTACGCTCTATGGAGGAAGATGGCATTATTAAATGCCAAGTTTTTGCAGAGGTTCCACCACGGGTCGAATATTCACTTAATGACTTGGGAAATAGTCTTAGACCAATAATTAGTGTTATGGAAGAATGGGGATTAGGTTATAAAGCATTGATAAACGGGGAAACAAATCAATTGATAGGCAATAAATAA
- a CDS encoding glycoside hydrolase family 88 protein — MKSIDEGIKHNNFKIRTELNKEWLDKEIQFVLRKIDENLDIFKTKVPPAASKNLVYIPEENTDWTASFWIGMLYLAYEYTNDDKYLHVIKIQLESFKDRLTKNIQLETHDIGFLYSLSCVAGYEVLNDKTAKETAIKAADKLMTRYHKKAKILQAWGDLSDPEQHGRMIIDCNMNLPLLYFASKVTGDKKYYDIAANHAEQAAKYIVRADSSTYHTFYMDTETGNPLYGKTAQGYTDQSCWARGQAWGVYGFVLSYVHTGNREFLDLSERLANYFLNRLPEDAICYWDLVFTDGTEERDSSAAAIMACGLLELSKHLPISNPYRELYENAAIKMIKSLAANYTTKEVPSNGILQHAVYSKPDDNGVDECCIWGDYYYFEALIRTAMSWRMYW, encoded by the coding sequence ATGAAAAGCATTGATGAAGGGATAAAACATAATAATTTTAAAATCAGAACGGAATTAAATAAAGAGTGGTTGGATAAGGAAATTCAGTTCGTTTTGCGAAAAATAGATGAAAATCTCGATATATTTAAAACGAAAGTACCGCCTGCTGCGTCAAAAAACTTAGTTTATATCCCGGAAGAAAACACGGATTGGACGGCGAGCTTTTGGATAGGCATGCTTTATCTAGCGTATGAATATACAAATGATGATAAGTATCTTCATGTAATAAAAATACAGCTTGAAAGCTTTAAAGACCGATTAACAAAAAATATCCAGTTAGAAACACATGATATTGGCTTTTTATACTCTTTATCTTGTGTAGCGGGATATGAAGTGCTGAATGACAAAACAGCAAAGGAAACTGCCATAAAAGCGGCTGATAAGTTAATGACTCGCTATCATAAAAAAGCAAAAATTCTGCAAGCATGGGGTGATTTATCGGACCCTGAGCAGCATGGAAGAATGATTATAGATTGCAACATGAACTTGCCGTTATTGTATTTTGCTTCAAAGGTAACAGGTGATAAAAAGTATTATGATATTGCCGCAAATCATGCTGAACAAGCAGCAAAATATATTGTTAGAGCAGATTCTTCCACATACCATACCTTTTACATGGATACGGAAACCGGAAATCCCTTATATGGAAAGACGGCGCAAGGCTATACGGATCAATCATGCTGGGCTCGTGGTCAGGCATGGGGAGTGTACGGATTTGTATTAAGTTATGTGCATACAGGGAATCGAGAATTCCTTGATTTATCAGAAAGACTAGCAAACTATTTTCTTAATCGCCTTCCTGAAGATGCAATCTGTTATTGGGACTTAGTTTTTACAGATGGTACGGAGGAGCGCGACAGTTCAGCAGCTGCCATCATGGCATGTGGACTGTTAGAATTAAGCAAGCACCTGCCGATTTCCAATCCATACAGAGAACTCTATGAAAATGCAGCCATAAAAATGATTAAATCACTTGCCGCAAACTATACAACGAAAGAGGTTCCTTCCAATGGTATTCTGCAACATGCTGTTTACTCAAAGCCTGATGATAATGGGGTTGATGAATGTTGTATTTGGGGAGATTATTATTATTTTGAAGCTTTAATCCGTACAGCTATGAGCTGGAGGATGTACTGGTAA
- a CDS encoding DUF2264 domain-containing protein: MLKIANPVLENLKAGTLKKVMPIEMKKDTNRDQFTHLEALSRLLVGMAPWLEMKSENSEENALRIQYCELARLAIDAGTDPHSPDYMNFSSDFQPIVDTAFLAHAFLRAPNELWDPLHERVKKNVINAMKASRTRKPFYSNWLLFSAVIEAFLYKAGEKDWDPMRIDYAVKQFDQWYLGDGIYSDGPEFHYDYYNSFVIHPMLVDLLETVGHEYKDWLERKGTFIERSKRYAVIQERLISPEGTFPPVGRSIAYRFGVFQTLAHHALRQDLPRELAPEQIRSALTQVLKRSMEAPGTFTDTGWLTIMFCGHQPEIGEGYISTGSVYLCAAMFLPLGLAESDPFWSHPSMEWKSKRAWSGKAFPIDQCL, from the coding sequence ATGCTTAAAATTGCAAACCCGGTACTTGAAAATTTAAAGGCTGGAACTCTAAAAAAAGTAATGCCGATCGAGATGAAAAAAGACACGAACCGTGATCAATTCACTCATTTGGAAGCGTTATCTCGACTGCTTGTTGGAATGGCTCCGTGGTTAGAAATGAAAAGCGAAAATAGTGAGGAAAATGCACTTCGTATCCAGTATTGTGAGCTAGCACGCTTAGCGATTGATGCAGGTACAGATCCTCATTCTCCAGACTACATGAATTTTTCTAGTGATTTTCAGCCAATTGTGGATACAGCTTTTCTTGCCCATGCCTTTCTTAGAGCTCCAAATGAGTTATGGGATCCACTCCATGAAAGGGTTAAGAAAAATGTGATAAACGCGATGAAAGCTAGCAGGACAAGGAAACCGTTTTATTCTAATTGGCTTTTATTTTCTGCAGTTATTGAGGCCTTTTTATATAAAGCTGGTGAGAAGGACTGGGACCCGATGCGGATTGATTATGCTGTTAAACAATTTGATCAATGGTATTTGGGTGATGGAATTTACAGCGATGGTCCTGAGTTTCATTATGATTATTATAATAGCTTTGTTATCCATCCTATGCTAGTAGATTTATTAGAAACGGTTGGACATGAGTACAAGGACTGGCTTGAAAGAAAGGGAACTTTTATAGAAAGATCGAAAAGGTATGCGGTTATACAAGAGCGTTTAATTTCACCAGAAGGGACTTTTCCGCCAGTTGGAAGATCGATTGCTTATCGCTTCGGTGTTTTTCAAACATTAGCTCATCATGCACTTCGTCAGGATTTACCGAGAGAATTAGCTCCTGAACAAATCAGAAGTGCGCTAACTCAAGTATTGAAACGGTCAATGGAAGCTCCGGGTACGTTTACCGATACAGGCTGGCTTACTATAATGTTTTGTGGCCATCAACCAGAGATTGGTGAAGGATATATCTCGACAGGCAGTGTTTATTTATGTGCCGCGATGTTCCTGCCACTAGGACTGGCAGAATCAGATCCATTCTGGAGTCACCCATCGATGGAATGGAAATCGAAAAGAGCTTGGTCAGGAAAGGCATTTCCAATTGACCAGTGTTTGTAG
- a CDS encoding AraC family transcriptional regulator encodes MNNLFEQIDLKPFNWVYRRVSEKDFQGYYHWHQGCELLFVYRGKGRVIVNQQTYEIKRGMLFFFQPFQLHKIHVEVSPETPYERSILHFGTLMLGESNLNHFPGLNSLLKQLQYGVNELQAFDLEDIYSYLYEVYEIFNKSLQTKNWEEDAQLFLMQLLSCIRLKDYNTDTNATSNLPLRPLLYSERLMNWIEAHYMEPFNLEQLADELHLSKSYLSRSFKRETGSNLTEYLTIRRIKEACQLLEMTHKSVEFIGESVGLKNASYFIQLFKKVIGITPHQYRLTHQKA; translated from the coding sequence GTGAATAATTTATTTGAACAAATTGATCTTAAACCATTTAACTGGGTTTATCGCAGGGTTTCAGAGAAGGATTTCCAAGGTTATTATCACTGGCATCAAGGCTGTGAACTATTATTCGTCTATCGTGGAAAAGGGCGAGTAATTGTTAACCAGCAGACTTATGAGATCAAAAGAGGGATGCTTTTCTTTTTTCAGCCATTTCAATTACATAAAATACATGTAGAAGTATCACCTGAAACTCCGTATGAGCGAAGTATTCTTCATTTCGGTACGTTGATGCTTGGAGAAAGTAATCTTAACCATTTCCCTGGTCTTAATAGTCTGTTAAAACAATTACAATATGGCGTAAATGAGCTGCAGGCATTTGATTTAGAAGATATCTATAGTTACCTATATGAGGTTTATGAGATATTTAACAAATCATTACAAACAAAAAACTGGGAGGAAGATGCCCAGCTCTTTCTAATGCAGTTACTCTCTTGTATCCGCTTAAAAGACTACAATACTGATACTAATGCAACCTCTAATCTTCCTTTGCGGCCCTTGCTCTATTCTGAAAGGCTTATGAACTGGATAGAAGCGCATTATATGGAGCCCTTTAACTTAGAACAATTAGCTGATGAGCTTCATTTATCAAAATCATATTTATCAAGAAGCTTTAAACGTGAGACGGGAAGCAATTTAACAGAATACCTTACAATTCGAAGGATAAAGGAAGCATGTCAATTACTTGAGATGACTCATAAATCGGTTGAATTTATTGGTGAAAGTGTAGGACTAAAAAATGCGTCCTATTTTATTCAGTTATTTAAAAAAGTGATCGGAATCACCCCGCACCAATATAGGCTAACACACCAGAAAGCTTAA
- a CDS encoding GyrI-like domain-containing protein, which yields MNLRILNSVRTNNFKDAAIMQKITEMWKEASSLLENQNVATYGVYYNYESNYKGDYTVSVAIEDTYNPSITILNTSEYEVFTVDTSEETGVLNAWQKIWEREEKGQLKRAYSYDFEKYYPNGQIEIRIAIK from the coding sequence ATGAATTTAAGAATTCTTAATAGTGTTAGAACGAATAATTTTAAAGATGCAGCCATCATGCAAAAAATCACAGAGATGTGGAAAGAGGCATCAAGTCTTTTGGAAAATCAAAATGTGGCTACATATGGAGTGTATTATAATTACGAAAGTAATTATAAAGGTGACTATACAGTAAGCGTAGCTATAGAAGATACATACAATCCCTCCATTACAATACTAAATACCAGTGAATATGAAGTTTTTACTGTAGATACCTCTGAGGAAACGGGAGTATTAAATGCTTGGCAAAAGATTTGGGAACGTGAAGAGAAGGGGCAATTAAAAAGAGCTTACTCCTATGATTTTGAGAAATATTACCCTAATGGTCAAATAGAGATTCGCATAGCAATTAAATAG
- a CDS encoding transketolase family protein, with translation MITASKNYELESVEMRQVYANTLMEMAKANPQVIGLEADLMSAISTNKIIKEIPNQLINTGIMEANMMGVAAGLSLTGRIPFVHTFGQFATRRAFDQLFISGAYAKTNIKILGSDSGVTAEHNGGTHMAFEDLGLARLIPNCHVYEVSDSTMLRYLLLKVEKEHGIHYIRTIRKNAVKLYPENEVFEAGKGKVLREGEDVTIIASGIMVAESLKAADILQQQGIKAAVIDMFTIKPIDKDLIVKYAQTTKAIVTAENHNIIGGLGSAVAEVLSEHCPTPMKRIGGKEQFGQVGKLEYLKEFYQLTASDITSAVEEVVMSKKD, from the coding sequence ATGATTACAGCGTCTAAAAACTATGAATTAGAAAGCGTGGAAATGCGTCAGGTATATGCAAATACTTTAATGGAAATGGCTAAGGCAAATCCTCAGGTGATAGGCTTAGAAGCAGATTTAATGAGCGCCATTTCAACGAATAAAATTATCAAGGAAATCCCTAATCAACTGATCAATACAGGAATTATGGAAGCAAATATGATGGGAGTTGCCGCAGGTTTATCGCTAACAGGAAGAATTCCCTTTGTTCATACATTCGGTCAGTTCGCTACCCGTCGTGCCTTTGATCAACTGTTCATTTCAGGCGCCTATGCTAAAACAAATATAAAAATATTAGGATCTGATTCAGGAGTAACCGCAGAGCATAACGGTGGTACACATATGGCATTTGAAGATCTCGGCCTAGCCAGGCTCATTCCAAATTGTCATGTTTATGAAGTAAGTGATTCTACTATGCTGCGCTACCTGCTTCTAAAGGTGGAAAAAGAGCATGGCATCCATTATATCCGCACAATCCGTAAAAACGCAGTAAAGCTTTACCCGGAAAATGAAGTTTTCGAAGCGGGAAAAGGGAAGGTCCTTCGTGAAGGGGAGGATGTAACGATTATTGCGAGCGGTATTATGGTGGCTGAATCATTAAAGGCAGCAGACATACTTCAACAACAAGGAATAAAAGCAGCGGTTATTGATATGTTCACAATTAAACCAATTGATAAGGACTTAATTGTGAAGTACGCTCAAACAACAAAAGCAATTGTTACAGCAGAAAATCATAATATCATCGGAGGACTAGGAAGTGCTGTGGCAGAGGTATTAAGTGAACATTGCCCTACACCAATGAAACGTATTGGCGGCAAAGAGCAATTCGGTCAGGTTGGTAAGCTTGAATATTTAAAAGAATTTTATCAGTTAACAGCGAGTGATATTACTAGTGCTGTTGAAGAGGTAGTGATGTCAAAGAAAGATTAA
- a CDS encoding transketolase: MSLDTQKLELFRDEIRLKTLKELYNLGFGHYGGSLSIVEALAVLYGKVMKIDPENPNWEERDYFILSKGHGGPSLYATLAAKGYFPEDLLYTLNQNGTKLPSHPDKNLTPGVDMTTGSLGQGISAAVGVALSHKLAHKDNYTYCIVGDGELNEGQCWEAFQFAAHHRLNQLVVLVDDNKKQLDGLTKDIIDPLDFVEKFNAFGFYVRRVDGASVQEIYEAIELGKAQNAKPIAIILDTVKGQGVPYLEEKADNHHIRPSEADEAAILSAVAELETKLGKGVKG; the protein is encoded by the coding sequence ATGAGTTTGGATACACAAAAGTTAGAGCTGTTCCGAGATGAGATACGCTTAAAAACATTAAAAGAGTTATATAACTTAGGTTTTGGTCATTATGGCGGAAGCTTGTCAATTGTTGAAGCATTGGCCGTCTTATATGGAAAAGTGATGAAGATAGACCCGGAAAATCCTAATTGGGAAGAGCGTGATTATTTTATTCTATCAAAAGGGCATGGTGGACCGAGTTTATATGCAACTTTAGCGGCTAAAGGCTATTTCCCAGAAGACCTTTTGTATACATTAAATCAAAATGGTACGAAGCTGCCTTCACATCCAGACAAAAATTTAACACCTGGCGTCGATATGACAACAGGCTCTCTCGGGCAAGGAATTTCAGCGGCTGTTGGAGTAGCACTTTCTCATAAGCTCGCTCATAAAGACAACTATACGTATTGTATTGTGGGAGATGGTGAATTAAACGAAGGACAGTGCTGGGAGGCATTTCAATTTGCAGCGCATCACAGGCTGAATCAGCTTGTTGTACTTGTTGATGACAATAAAAAACAGCTAGATGGGTTAACGAAGGATATTATTGATCCACTAGATTTCGTAGAGAAATTTAATGCCTTTGGCTTTTATGTTAGGAGGGTGGATGGTGCTTCCGTGCAAGAAATATATGAAGCAATTGAACTGGGAAAAGCGCAAAATGCTAAGCCGATAGCAATTATACTAGATACAGTCAAAGGGCAAGGGGTTCCTTATTTAGAGGAGAAGGCCGATAACCATCATATTCGTCCTAGTGAAGCAGATGAAGCAGCTATTTTAAGTGCAGTTGCCGAATTAGAAACGAAACTTGGAAAGGGTGTGAAGGGATGA